AACGCGAAGAGATTTTCATGATCACTTCCGAGTGACAAAGAGCCGAAAAGCCCAATCCGCCGTACTCTTTCGGAACGATCATGCCCAAGAATTTTTCTTTACGGATATAATCCCAGATGTCTTGCGGGATTTCTTTTGTTTTATAGATGTTCCAGTGATCAATCATCTTACAAAGATTGTTCACAGGGCCTTCCATGAAAGCTTTTTCTTCCGGAGTCAGATCAGGGTAAGACTCTTTCATCAAGTTGGAGAAATTCGGTTTTCCAGAGAAGAGATCTTTCTCCACCCACACGACACCCGCGTCCAAAGCCGCTTTTTCTGTATCTGAGATTTTTGGCAGGAATTCGAATTTTTTGAAAATGCCGAAAACGCCGGAAGTAATCAAAGCCGCGCGAATCGCTGGAATGTTAAAGATCACAGCCACAACAGCAAACACGATCCATAACCACGTCGGAGCACCGAATCCGAAAAGGATCGCTGCCAAAGCGATTGTCCACACAATCAGAGGGCTGCCAAAAAAGCCTACGAACAACAAGAGAACGAGGGAGCCCAGTATCCAAGCCCACGTGCAGTTCTCCAGAAAAAACCCGTATAAAGAGTTGATAGAATCCACGATGTATCTCCTTTATTGAATACACCAATAATTAGACTCTTTAATGTGAGGATGTGCAAGAGCTTCAGGTCCATATCTATATAGATACGAAAACGTGAGGAAGAGTTCCTTTCAAACAGCATGATTGTTCGAAGAGAGAACTTAATTATGTCGGGAGCAAAAACAGTTGAGTAAGAACTCTAAAAAAGCAAAAGCCCTCTTGCGAGGGCTTTTCCAAATCTAAGTATTCAGCTTGCGCAGAGATTACTTAGTTTCGCCAGCAGGAGCTGCAGGAGCTGCTTCTGTAGTAGCAGGAGCTGCTTCAGTAGTAGCTGCAGGAGTACCTTCAGCAGGAGCTGCTTCTGTTGTAGCAGGAGTAGCTTCAGTTGTTGGAGCTTGCTCAGCAGGTTGGTTTTTAGAGCAAGTGAAACCAGTTGTGAAAGAAAGTGCTAGCAAAGCAGCGATAACGATTGCTTTCATTGTTGTTGTCCCTTCGTTTTTATTAATTTGTGCCTTCCCACCTTCGCCTTATCAGTTGGCTCGATGAGTCCGCATTTTTGTTTTCAAACTCGACTTAGGGCTTAAGTTACACAAAAACGCCGCCGCTTAGCAAACGAAATTTTAAAATTATTTTTGGCAACGCGAACACCAGAAGGTGTTTCGTCCACCCAAGACTTGCGACTTCACCTGTTGCCCGCAAGTCACACAAGCTTCTTTCGCTCGGCCGTACACTTGAAAACTCATCTGAAAATATCCACTCTCCCCAGAGGCTTGAGCGAAATCACTGATCGAAGAACCACCCTGCTCAATGGAGCGAGTTAAAATTTTTTTAATCTCTTTAACAAGCACTTCCGCACGTTCTGCAGACAGCTTTTGCGCCGGCAAAGTGGGCTTGATTCCCGCGGCAAACAAGGCTTCGCTGGCGTAGATATTTCCCACACCGACGACTATTTTCTGATCCATCAATGCCACTTTTAATGCGACATTTTTTCCCCGTAAGCTCTCCCACAGCACTCGCCCGGTGAAGTCCTTTGTTAAAGGCTCCGGCCCCAAACCCTTTAGTTTCGGGTGCTCTAGAGGATTTTGCACAAAATCGAAATAACCAAAACGCCGAGGGTCCCGATACGCCAAGCGGAGGTTGCCGCTAAAGTGAAGATAAATATGATCATGCAAACGCTCATCCCCGGGCTCCGCCACCCGCCAGGTTCCAGTCATCCCCAAATGTGAAAGCATCGCGCCTTTGGGCGTCCACAAAAGAAGATATTTGGCTCGTCTTTCCACCGAAAGAAGCTTCTCCCCCACCAGCGTGCTTATTTTTTTCGCAGGAATAGGTTCACGCAAATCTTTACGCTTGAGTTCCACTTTTTCCAGCACCGGCTGTTCTTTAAGAATATTTTCAAGGCCGCGACGGACGACCTCAACCTCGGGAAGTTCGGGCATAAGACACCTGCTTTTCAATCACCCATGACGCATATGCGTTAAAATTCTACGCCCCCATCTTACCCTATCGACGCGAAATTTCCACCGGAGACTTCAGCACCAAGCCTAGGGCCTCACATATTTCAAAGAAGGAACTTGAACAGAACTCCGAACCCGTTATTTTCTAAGAGCACACAACGGAAGCGAAGGAGTTTTTATGCGCGCCAAGGTCGAAAGAATAGATCAGCATCATTTTCGTTTTTCAATTCGCGGCATGACTGGAGACATTGACGTCGCGATTGAAGGAAAGCCGATGGGCCCTTCCCCCAAGGAGCTTCTGTTGGCCGCTCTTTGTGGCTGCACGGGCACGGACGTCATTGATCTGCTCAAAAAATTCGCAGTTGAATATTCCCGCCTCGAACTCGAAGCGCGTGCTGATCTTACGGACACTCACCCTAAAGTTTTTAAACGGATTGATCTTCGGTATTCCCTCACAAGCGCGACAGAAAAGAAAGAATCCCTTCTCGAGGCCGTGAAAAGATCCACGCATCAATATAGCGGAACAGCCGCAATGCTCTCGAAAGCCTGCCCCATCGAGTACAAAATCTTTTTGAATGAAGAGCTTATCGGCAACGGAGTCGCTGAGTTTGCAGCGCCTTCGCCGTCGACGTAAGAGACCCTCGAGGATTCACACAAAGTGAACTTTCGCAGAAGTTAAGAACAGCCCTAGAAAGAGTTTAACGACGTTTGCTTTTTCATTTTTTTCTGGATGACTTGGTTTATATTTCGCTGAAGAAAAAAAATCATTCAGAAAGGATGAACACATGACATTGGTTTCTTTTAAAAAAGCGCTTTTGGCCGTTGCGATTCTCGCGGGCTTCACCTCTGTAGGTCAGGCCGCTCCCGGTGACTATGAAGAAATGAAGAAGATGTATAGCCAAGTGCTCGAAGACTTCGGTTATGCGGCGAACTCCATAGAGCCCCTGCAAGCGCGCCTCGAAATCGTCGTTTCTTATTCCAATGTGCTTCCTAAAGAAAATGCCCAGCTTGCCCACAATATCCTGACGGATATCAAAGAACTTTTGAATACGCCTGCCGGAAATCTTTGCATCAAGGGCGGACTGGAACTTGGCGATAAATGCCGTTTGGTTCGCTATAACTATAAGAACCATTTGCTCCGCTTGGACAACGCCATTTTGAATCGCTAACTTGTTCCTACGCACAGCGCAGCTTGCATTTTTGTCGGAAGACGACAAGGATGCTAGCTATGCGCGCCGATACTCCAGCTCAGAAACAAGAAAATGGATTGTGGAACCTCGTCTTTAACATCGTTCTTCCCGTCCTTATATTAAACAAACTCAGTAAATTTATCGGGCCGGTCGCCGCGCTTATTTTAGCGCTGGCTTTTCCCTTGGCGTACGGAACGTACGACCTTATTCAACGTAAGAAAGTGAATGCCTTTTCGGCGTTGGGTCTTCTCAATGTTCTCTTGACGGGAGGTCTCGCGCTTTTGGGTTTGCATGGTTTTTGGTTTGCCGTGAAAGAAGCCGCCTTTCCAACTCTTGTAGGTCTTTTTGTCCTGGGCTCGGCTTTTACGAAAAAACCTTTTGTCGAAACTCTGTTTTTAAATCCCTCCGTAATGAAAGTGGATTTGCTAGAGCAGCGTTTAGCCGAACATGGCAAACAAAAAGAATTTCATGATCACATGAGAAAAGCGACTTACTGGCTGTCTTTGTCGTTTGCTTTCAGCGCGGTCTGCAACTTCGTTCTTGCACGCAGTATTTTCATTAATATAGACACGAATCTGACGGCGGAAGCGCAATCGCAAGTTCTCAATGAACAAATCGCGAAGATGACGACGTGGTCGATGGCCATCATCATGGTGCCTTCTATGATTTTCCTCTTGGGAATCTTCTGGTACCTCATGCGAGGCATCAAACAATACGCCGGCCTTAAAACCGAAGAACTTCTGCGCGAATCTTAAAACGACAGCGCTCCTTTAGAAGTCTCCACCCTCATCACCGAAAGGTGGTGGCGGCGGCGGTGGTGGGAAATCACTTCCTCCACCAAATCCCCCTCCTCCAAAATCATCGCCAAAAGAAGGCGGTGGAGGTGGTGGTGGCGGCGGAACGTCTCCAAAATCATCTGACATATTTGGCGCTGGCACATACCCGCCATCACCAAAATCATCAAAGGTCGGCGGCGGTGGGAACGAAGGCGACGGCGAAGATCCACCGGAATAACCGCCTCCACTCGAGGACGGTGTCCCTGACTTGCCATATTTCGGAGTCGCACCGAAAGCGGCGCGCTTACGATAATCATAGCGAGGACGCTCTTGATCTAAACCCAATTCCTGAGCTTGCGTAGGATAGCGAACTCCATCACGCACTACTTCGTCGTAGGGTGTTTCGCGTGATGCAGACCCACCCCCGCCCCGCGATGATTGACTAACACCACAGTGTGTCCCATGCGCTGACATAAGAGCGCAGTTCTCTGCATGTAGTCTGCCGAGACGTCTCCAGAAAGACCATGAAAGAGACTCACAACGATATCGGAAGGACCCGGGAGATAAAAACAAAAAAGTCGATCTCCATCCGGAAGATCGACTTCAAAATTTTTCCCTAAATGATTGAGCTCAGGCGACTTAAGGAAATGCGCCCACAAAGTTTGTCCGTGACCGCTATCGGCCCAGAACGGAGCTTCACATGGAATTAGTTCAAGTCTTTGCAATAGTAATTCCCGTTCACGTAAACATATCCAGCAGGACGATTCCCACGCGGATCTTTATGCAACCAGTGAAGCAGGCCTCCACGTTGTGTCCATACGAACTCGCCACCCATCGCGATTACATCACCTTTTTTAAGCGGCACACGCGGACACATATCCAAATTATACACAGCCTGCATCGTCTTTCCATTAGAAAGACGGACCGTCCATTTTTGATGTTCACGTCCGTTTGTGTCGTCAGGCAACACGCTCACCACCGTCATACTGCCGCCCTCAACGAAATTCACGCGGCGTTGGTCGTTGATAGCACGAATAATATCCGAGTCACTCGCGGATTCATCCACAACAAAGGCCCCTTGTTGCGATCCTTTCTGAGTTTCAAATGTACGAGAAGATCTTGGCTCTTGGCCGTGACGGCGTTTTGCTTCCGCAAAGTGAGATGAACAAACGATAGAAACCGACAATGCACAAAGAATAAGTGATTTCATGGACCCCCCGATTAAACGGAGTGTCCCCAATTCTTCCCGCAAAGACAAACAATAAAATGATCTTAAAGAAGACTGAAAAATTTACTTGTATTCGACATTCTCGATCGTGACGAATTCTTCTCCGGCGGGTTTAACAATTCGCACTTCGTCGCCCCGTTTTTTTCCGAGAAGAGCTCGCGCTACCGGCGACTTCCAGGATATTTTTCCTTTTTTTGGGTCAAACTCATCCTCGCCGACGATTTGGTAAACGACTTCGTCACCGTCTTCATTTACTAAGGTGACCGTGGCACTGAACAAAACCTTTTCCCCCGTCATCTGCTTAGGATCAACGAGCTCGGCATCTTCAATTCTTTTCGTCAAAAAATGCACGCGCTTATCGATTTCGCGCAAACGTCTTTTACCATATTGATAATCCGCGTTTTCGGAACGATCGCCATTGCTCGCGGCCCAGGCGACGACTTCAACAAGCTTGGGTCTTTCGACATGCATTAATTCATGATACTCGGCTTTGAGTTTTGCTAGACCTTCGGGGGTGATGTAGTTCTTGTTGTTATCCATATTGCAAGACTCTAGACCATCTCCCAGCAAAGTGCCAGAGCCAGATCTTAACAAAATTTCAACAGCGGGTCTTACCTAGACTTAAGCTCCATTTAATATCGCGACATATCCTCCGAAAAAGAATTGAGGAGGTTTTGATGAAAAAACAGTGGAAACGTCTGCTTGTCGCGGCGTTGATTTCATCTTCTGTTTTCGCAGTGACGTGGTACTGGTATCAGTCCACAGGCGCGCGCAATTCCTCTTACGGAAATGAAAAACCTTTAGCGTACGTGGGTAAAGTTGTTGATGATATTCAACGCCGTCCCGCCTCCCGTCTTCTGTGGCAACTCGTTAACACCGGTGAACCTCTTTACAACGGCGAAGCCATTCGTACGAGTGAAGCGGGCGAGGTGCGCATTCAATTCGTCGACTCCGATCGCTATTTGGATTTGGAGCCGGAGTCTTTGATCGTGATTAAAAAATCCGAAGGCGAAATCGCTCTTGATTTGATGGAAGGTAGTTTGTTCGTTAACGCCAAGTCCGGTGGAGAAGAAAAAGACGCTCCGGGGCTTGTCTTGAATTCAGCAAATGGAAAAGTCGACCTCTCGCAAGCTTCGGCGTCTCTTTCAAAAGGTCGCGGCAATAACGTCGATGTCCATGTCCTGGAAGGTAAAGCTTCGATCAAAGGCAATGATGGTCAAAGCAAAGATCTGACGTCACGCACGGAAGTGAAAATCCTGACTCCCCTTCCACAAAAACCGATCGCTATGGATGCGGAGGCTCTTCAGCCGATTCCGTTCCAATGGACAGGCTTCCCTGCAAACACGCAAGTGTCTTTGTTGGCGGGCCCTAATCGTAAAAACTTGAAAGAGATCAGCAAAGCTTCTTTGAATCAAAATCAATTAATGGCTCCGCTTTCCTTCGGACGTCACTACTGGAAACTTGTAGCGATGTCACCAGAAGGAAAGATGGTCGCCGAAAGCCCGATCTATAAAACAGAGGTGCTCGCCCGCTATGCACCGACAGTCGTCTTCCCGACAGCGGATGCCGAGATCCCCGCAACGGCGACTCCATTTGATATGACTTTCAAATGGCAAAAAGGCGATGATACAAAACAGATGACTTTGGAAGTCTGGACGGACGCGACTTTAAAACAAAAGCTCACGGCGAAAACTTTCACCAAAGAAGACTCGTACACTTTACCTGGCTTAAATGCGGGAACTTATTACTGGCGCATGAGTTCTTACTATATGGATTCTGAAAAACCTCTTTTAGGCAAAGTTCAGAAGTTCACTGTGAAACCGGCCGCCCAAGTGCAAGCGAAGGTGGAACGACCTCCGCTTGTGCCTGTGCAGGTTGACTTCACAATTCCGCAAACTCAGTACACTCAATATTACGTCGAAAAACCAAGTCTGGGTCTGAGCTGGAAAGTCGACAAAGCGGACCAAGTCAGCACATGGCGCGTGAAATACCATGCGGAAAATGAAGATCCTGCTTTGGCCGAAACGATGGAAGTCAAAGAAACCAAAGCCGTGGCTCCGGTACCTAAACCGGGTCGCTACATCGCTTCGATTGAGGCCTTGAATAAAGACGGTGAAGTTTTAGGAACGGCGGCATCACAAACTTTGACCGTGTCACCTCTGCCATTGTTGCAAGCACCGCAATTCGTGCCTGCAGAAGGAACATTGCAAGCTTCCTTGGACGGTCGCACGCAACTTGAGTGGAGCAAACTCGAAGGTGCTAAAGAATACTGGCTCACGATCAGCAAAAATGGCAAAGAGCTGAAGCGCACGCGCTACACGAATAACATGACGTCATTAAAGAATCTTCTTCCCGGTGAATACGAAGTGGAAGTTTTCGCCACAGATAATTATGGACGCGCGAGTGAAACAAGCGGTGTTCGTCGTTTGTTGGTGCCTGACAAATCCAACGTTCGCGCGCCGACACTGAAGAAAATCAAGGTGAATTGATGCAGCGGATTTGCACATTCTTTATTCTCCTCTTCACTTTCTGGGCGGCGACGGCCTGGGCGGCGCCTTATCGCCGTTTAGTGAACTTTGAGTGGGAAGCCATTGAAGGTGCAAAGTCTTACGAGATCGAACTGCAACAAGTCAAACAGTCCGAAAAAGACGAAGCGAAAACTTTTACTTTCAAAGTGAAAGAAGCCGCGTGGAACGGACGTTTGACTCCTGGAAAGTACATGATGAAACTGCGTTCGCGCGACTATCGTGGCGTTCCTGGGGACTGGTCCCCGCCAAGTGAATTCAACGTCGGTCTGGAAACGGCTGTTTTGAAATTCCCGGCTTCACGTTCGCGTATCGCAACGAAAGAAAATGACAAAGTGAAGATGGATTTCCAATGGGCTCCGGTCGGTGGCGCTGATGAATACCAATTCGTTTTAACTTCCGAAGACGGCAAAACCCAAATCACGGAAACACTGAAAGAGACCAAACTCTCTTTAGAAGTTCCCGTTGCGATGAACTATACGTGGAAAGTTTCTTCTTCCAATAAAGAAGGCATCGTCAGCGACGCGACTTCCGTGGGACAATTCTCTGTTCTTGGTAAGGCTTTAGAAAATCCAAAAATCGAAAAGCCTGAAAGCGAATTCGTGCGTGAAATCCGCTGGACACGTCCCGACAACGTAACAAAGTACGACGTCTACGTTCTTCGTTTCGATGAGGCATCGAAGAAATGGGAAAAATACAAAGTCATTCAAGACACGCAGGAAGAAACTTTGCCATTCGACGAAACATGGCCCGGTGGTCGCTATCAAGTGGCTGTGCGCGCGAAATCAGAAATGCGCCCGAGCTCTCCATTAGCAAAACAAAGCTTTAAGGTTCGTCATGGCGATCGTTCTCCGGCAGCGGAGTATACGGCGTTAGTGCGTAAGTCCATCGACCGCGTCACCGGATGGTATGCGGTGGCGAGTTACCTCATCACCGAGATGCAATTCCGCGGTTCTAACCCTGAAAAGAACTCTGCAGTTGCTTACAGCGCTTTGGGCGGCACAGGCCGCGTGGGTCTTGGCTGGTTCAGCCCCTACACGCCGTGGGGATTTTTAGGTATCGTTGACATGAGTGGTTTTACGTTCAACGGAAAAACTCAGACATTTGCTTCCGCAGAAGCGAATGCCGTTTATCGCAAAACCATGGGCGATCGCGGCGAACTGCGTTTCCAGATTGGACCCTACTACAAAGAACTTCCTGAAACTGTGGGTGATCCTTTCTCGGGCTCCTCTCAGGATCTAAAAATCACTTCGGCGGGTCCGCACTTTGGTGCGGAATACTGGTTCTCTTTGACTCCAAAGCTGGGTATTCAAGTCAATGCGCACATGTATATGTCGTTGATGAAAATCAGCACTCCGAATGGCGAGCCGCTGACGCCTTCGTTATCAACTCAATATGGATTCTTAGGAAGCTACCGTTTCACACCCACTTTCACAGGCCTTGTAGGCTATGCACGCCGCGAAGACAAAATGTCTTACAAAGCCGTGCCTGCCGCCGACAACTTCGCTGTGGAAGGTGACGTGAACGAGTCCACGATCGTAGGGAACTATTTAAATATTTTCGCCGAGTGGGCCTTCTAGGACATGGAGATGTTATGAGAATACCTATTTCAACAAAACTCATTACCGTCACGATCCTTATCCTGGTTGCCGCAACCGGAACGATCACTTGGATTTCTTCTGAATACTTCGAGAAAAAAGCCGCCGAACAAGTCGACATCTCGAACTTGGAATCCGCTTCTGCAAAAGCGAAGGAAGTTGAAAACATCATCAGTTCATTGGTCGACAAAGCCCGCACCAGTGCTTCCCTTTTGGTGAAAGGCACGAACTCGCAAACCTCCACAAGTGATGACTTCGACTTTGCTTTCACAAAAGATAAAAACTTTGTCGCCCTTGAAGTTTTGAAACTCGATGGTACGTCCGTTGAAACGGTCGCTCGCCGTGTGAAAGACGATGTGCTGAAACCGTACGGTTTAAGCGGCAACTACATGATCAACGTTCGCGCTTGGCAGAAGTTTCCTTTGCGTTCCGTCGCACAAGGAACTGTCGAACTTAAGAACGCCTCTTATCCAAAAGCTCCTGCGATGGTGACGATTGGTATCCCGCTCATTCGTGATGCCAACGGCAAAATCACGCACATTGCTTTAGCCGACGTGACACTTGCTCCATTTGAAAAACCATTTACGGATCCTTCAGAGCGCACGCAATACCTGATCGACCGTCACGGCGAATTGATCGCGCACAAAGACGAGCAAAAAGCGATGGCTCGCTACAATATGGGCAAGTACCCGATTGTACAAAAAGCTTTGGTGCAAAAATCCCCGCAATTCCAGACGAAGTTTATTGATCCCGACACCGATAAAAACTTTTTCGGAGCCTCCGTTAAAACTTCTTTCGGTGTGACGGTGATTTCGCAAACTTCCGAAGAAACTATTTTAGAAGTATCGAACGAGGTCAAGCGCCGAGCGATTTTCGTCGCAGGTTCTGCGATCTCGATGGCGATCTTTTTTATCTTCTTATTCTCAATGACCCTCACCTCCCCGATTGAAAAATTGGCCGAGATGATCAACTTGGTTTCTAAAGGTAACTTCGATGTGAAAGCCCGCACACAGGTCAAATCCCATGACGAAGTGGGCGACCTCGCCGAAGCCTTCGATCACATGACGGAAGGTCTTAAAGAACGCGACAAAGTAAAAAGTCTTTTTTCGAAGTTCCACGGCTCCTCTGTTGCGGAAGATTTGATCAGCAAGGACATCGGTGTCGGCGGTCAATCTAAAGACGTTGTCGTCTTCTTCTCGGACATCCGTGGATTCACGGCTTTCTCTGAAAAACGTTCTCCGGAAGAAGTCGTTGAAATGTTGAATGAGTATTTTGGTGTGATGGTTAAAATCATCAACGCTCACGGCGGTGTCGTCGATAAATTTATCGGTGACGCGATCATGGCCGTATGGGGCGCGCCGAGAAGCACCGACCGCGACTCACACAACGCCGTTCGCGCTTGTTTGGAAATGCGCAAAGCTTTGGAAGGCCTGAACGAACTGCGCATCTCTCGCGGCCAGCCTGCCATCAACATCGGTATGGGCCTGCACGCCGGCACGGCAATTTCAGGAACGATCGGTTCTGACGAACGCATGGAGTACACGGTCATCGGAAACACAGTGAACACGGCATCCCGTATCGAAGCTTCAACGAAAGCCTTCGGCGCTGACTTGTTAGTCACTGACTCCGTCATTGAAAAAGTCGGCGAAGAATTCAAAGTCGAACTCGCCGGCGCCGCCGAAGTCAAAGGCCGCTCCGAAGCCCTCAAAATGTACAAAGTCCGAGGCTACCGCGCCGCCGACGGCACAATGATCGAAGTAAAAACCCCGTACTCCGAC
This region of Bdellovibrio sp. 22V genomic DNA includes:
- a CDS encoding DUF3465 domain-containing protein, which translates into the protein MKSLILCALSVSIVCSSHFAEAKRRHGQEPRSSRTFETQKGSQQGAFVVDESASDSDIIRAINDQRRVNFVEGGSMTVVSVLPDDTNGREHQKWTVRLSNGKTMQAVYNLDMCPRVPLKKGDVIAMGGEFVWTQRGGLLHWLHKDPRGNRPAGYVYVNGNYYCKDLN
- the greB gene encoding transcription elongation factor GreB gives rise to the protein MDNNKNYITPEGLAKLKAEYHELMHVERPKLVEVVAWAASNGDRSENADYQYGKRRLREIDKRVHFLTKRIEDAELVDPKQMTGEKVLFSATVTLVNEDGDEVVYQIVGEDEFDPKKGKISWKSPVARALLGKKRGDEVRIVKPAGEEFVTIENVEYK
- a CDS encoding fibronectin type III domain-containing protein, with product MQRICTFFILLFTFWAATAWAAPYRRLVNFEWEAIEGAKSYEIELQQVKQSEKDEAKTFTFKVKEAAWNGRLTPGKYMMKLRSRDYRGVPGDWSPPSEFNVGLETAVLKFPASRSRIATKENDKVKMDFQWAPVGGADEYQFVLTSEDGKTQITETLKETKLSLEVPVAMNYTWKVSSSNKEGIVSDATSVGQFSVLGKALENPKIEKPESEFVREIRWTRPDNVTKYDVYVLRFDEASKKWEKYKVIQDTQEETLPFDETWPGGRYQVAVRAKSEMRPSSPLAKQSFKVRHGDRSPAAEYTALVRKSIDRVTGWYAVASYLITEMQFRGSNPEKNSAVAYSALGGTGRVGLGWFSPYTPWGFLGIVDMSGFTFNGKTQTFASAEANAVYRKTMGDRGELRFQIGPYYKELPETVGDPFSGSSQDLKITSAGPHFGAEYWFSLTPKLGIQVNAHMYMSLMKISTPNGEPLTPSLSTQYGFLGSYRFTPTFTGLVGYARREDKMSYKAVPAADNFAVEGDVNESTIVGNYLNIFAEWAF
- the mutM gene encoding bifunctional DNA-formamidopyrimidine glycosylase/DNA-(apurinic or apyrimidinic site) lyase, translating into MPELPEVEVVRRGLENILKEQPVLEKVELKRKDLREPIPAKKISTLVGEKLLSVERRAKYLLLWTPKGAMLSHLGMTGTWRVAEPGDERLHDHIYLHFSGNLRLAYRDPRRFGYFDFVQNPLEHPKLKGLGPEPLTKDFTGRVLWESLRGKNVALKVALMDQKIVVGVGNIYASEALFAAGIKPTLPAQKLSAERAEVLVKEIKKILTRSIEQGGSSISDFAQASGESGYFQMSFQVYGRAKEACVTCGQQVKSQVLGGRNTFWCSRCQK
- a CDS encoding acylneuraminate cytidylyltransferase, which translates into the protein MKAIVIAALLALSFTTGFTCSKNQPAEQAPTTEATPATTEAAPAEGTPAATTEAAPATTEAAPAAPAGETK
- a CDS encoding OsmC family protein; the encoded protein is MRAKVERIDQHHFRFSIRGMTGDIDVAIEGKPMGPSPKELLLAALCGCTGTDVIDLLKKFAVEYSRLELEARADLTDTHPKVFKRIDLRYSLTSATEKKESLLEAVKRSTHQYSGTAAMLSKACPIEYKIFLNEELIGNGVAEFAAPSPST
- a CDS encoding adenylate/guanylate cyclase domain-containing protein, which codes for MRIPISTKLITVTILILVAATGTITWISSEYFEKKAAEQVDISNLESASAKAKEVENIISSLVDKARTSASLLVKGTNSQTSTSDDFDFAFTKDKNFVALEVLKLDGTSVETVARRVKDDVLKPYGLSGNYMINVRAWQKFPLRSVAQGTVELKNASYPKAPAMVTIGIPLIRDANGKITHIALADVTLAPFEKPFTDPSERTQYLIDRHGELIAHKDEQKAMARYNMGKYPIVQKALVQKSPQFQTKFIDPDTDKNFFGASVKTSFGVTVISQTSEETILEVSNEVKRRAIFVAGSAISMAIFFIFLFSMTLTSPIEKLAEMINLVSKGNFDVKARTQVKSHDEVGDLAEAFDHMTEGLKERDKVKSLFSKFHGSSVAEDLISKDIGVGGQSKDVVVFFSDIRGFTAFSEKRSPEEVVEMLNEYFGVMVKIINAHGGVVDKFIGDAIMAVWGAPRSTDRDSHNAVRACLEMRKALEGLNELRISRGQPAINIGMGLHAGTAISGTIGSDERMEYTVIGNTVNTASRIEASTKAFGADLLVTDSVIEKVGEEFKVELAGAAEVKGRSEALKMYKVRGYRAADGTMIEVKTPYSDYEAEAADKVKIKDAA
- a CDS encoding VC0807 family protein; translated protein: MRADTPAQKQENGLWNLVFNIVLPVLILNKLSKFIGPVAALILALAFPLAYGTYDLIQRKKVNAFSALGLLNVLLTGGLALLGLHGFWFAVKEAAFPTLVGLFVLGSAFTKKPFVETLFLNPSVMKVDLLEQRLAEHGKQKEFHDHMRKATYWLSLSFAFSAVCNFVLARSIFINIDTNLTAEAQSQVLNEQIAKMTTWSMAIIMVPSMIFLLGIFWYLMRGIKQYAGLKTEELLRES